Proteins encoded within one genomic window of Oryza brachyantha chromosome 7, ObraRS2, whole genome shotgun sequence:
- the LOC102711362 gene encoding uncharacterized protein LOC102711362 isoform X3 translates to MGSRLGRRVIHFANLPLKLMLPPAPLSSVQEFAVKTVPSASKVDIRRCLESMYGFSVAEVRTLNMEGKKLRRGPFLAAKPDYKKAYVTLRAPLAVSPDLFPIGVVLGERERKATAAAARRKAVEGAEAEGEGKGKHWMEDENVGFSRAGRGKVVYGNPGRLGKKRTGASRAKDEAGEKGEKFPWSGMRLATEKKPTSLGVERRRS, encoded by the coding sequence ATGGGGAGCCGGCTTGGCCGCCGCGTGATCCACTTCGCCAATCTCCCCCTCAAGCTCATGCTCCCCCCCGCGCCGCTCTCCTCCGTCCAGGAGTTCGCCGTCAAGACCGTCCCCTCCGCCTCCAAGGTCGACATCCGCCGCTGCCTCGAGTCGATGTACGGCTTCTCCGTCGCCGAGGTCCGCACCCTCAACATGGAGGGCAAGAAGCTCCGCCGGGGCCCCTTCCTCGCAGCCAAGCCGGACTACAAGAAGGCCTACGTCACCCTCCGCGCCCCGCTCGCGGTCTCGCCCGACCTCTTCCCCATCGGGGTGGTCCTCGGCGAGAGGGAGCGcaaggccaccgccgccgccgcgaggaggaaggcggtggagggcgcggaggcggaaggGGAGGGCAAGGGGAAGCACTGGATGGAGGATGAGAACGTGGGCTTCTCCAGGGCCGGCCGCGGCAAGGTGGTGTATGGGAACCCCGGGAGGCTGGGGAAGAAGAGGACGGGAGCTTCCAGGGCGAAAGATGAAGCCGGAGAGAAGGGTGAGAAGTTCCCATGGAGCGGGATGCGTCTTGCTACCGAGAAGAAACCTACTAG
- the LOC102719408 gene encoding F-actin-capping protein subunit alpha, producing the protein MSEGAGAGEELSDRQKREIAVWFLSNAPAGEINYVAKDVRALLGDDAVYEAAAAEAFPEYNKAHLVSLELPDRSGDIIITPYGELDKNNYLDPRTAQVATVDHIKQHCTKLRPAADEELPSAYIEEYRNALDIELSKYVGEAYPKGICAVYCSSGKDIEGPGADFGLVVIISAARRSPQNFCNGSWRSIWTLEFNDGSQFVEIKGKIQVGAHYFEEGNVQLDTNIDCKDSTILQSPEDSAVSIINIIRHHESEYLSSLEESYLNLSDATFKDLRRKLPVTRTLFPWHNTLALSLTRDLAKELAIGK; encoded by the exons atgtcggaaggcgccggcgccggcgaggagctcAGCGACAGGCAGAAGAGGGAGATCGCCGTCTGGTTCCTCTCCAACGCCCCCGCCGGCGAGATCAACTACGTCGCCAAAG ATGTGCGAGCGCTGCTTGGGGACGATGCGGTCTACGAGGCCGCCGCAGCGGAGGCCTTCCCGGAGTACAACAAGGCACACCTCGTGTCCCTCGAGCTCCCTGACCGCAGCGGTGAT ATAATTATCACACCATATGGGGAGCTTGACAAGAACAATTATCTGGATCCTAGGACTGCCCAAGTTGCTACAGTGGATCATATTAAACAG CATTGCACAAAATTGAGGCCAGCTGCTGATGAGGAGCTTCCTTCAGCATACATTGAAGAGTACAG GAATGCTTTGGATATTGAATTATCCAAATATGTTGGTGAAGCTTATCCAAAAGGGATATGTGCCGTTTATTGTAGCAGTGGAAAAGATATAGAGGGACCAGGAGCTGATTTTGGTTTGGTAGTGATTATTTCTGCTGCTAGACGTAGTCcacaaaatttttg CAATGGCAGTTGGCGCTCAATTTGGACTCTGGAATTCAATGATGGGTCACAGTTTGTTGAAATTAAAGGGAAAATACAG GTAGGCGCTCATTATTTTGAAGAGGGAAATGTACAGCTGGATACGAACATTGATTGCAAGGACTCCACCATATTGCAG TCTCCTGAGGATTCTGCCGTTTCAATAATTAACATCATTCGGCACCATGAGTCTGAATATTTGTCATCACTTGAG GAATCATACCTGAATTTGTCTGATGCAACCTTCAAG GATCTTCGAAGAAAACTTCCGGTTACTCGTACTCTTTTCCCATGGCACAACACTCTGGCCCTCAGCCTTACAAGAGACCTCGCCAAAGAACTGGCTATAGGGAAATGA
- the LOC102719133 gene encoding tRNA N(3)-methylcytidine methyltransferase METTL6 isoform X4, giving the protein MEGGGGQRGSSKHAAGEAEEYHCHDFQWEDLRAEVEANPAFSYHLSPFAPTAGTSQPPPSSDAWRSFHRRHTSGKFFKERRYLLKEFPELNSKGSENVLEVGCGNGSTVVPILRSSPGITVYACDCSKETLEKTNEIVCNTRGVDVKDRFHPFLLDVSTETFPDWLFCKSCRSSRANGVDLLLSLNNCNMIEKLPAFLTDDQRCVGGIDFITMIFTLSAIPLDIMPAILERCVSVLKPGGLVLFRDYGLYDMTMLRFLPHQRVGFREYMRSDGTFSYYFTLDVVRELFRASGLLEKQSGCARLGND; this is encoded by the exons ATGGAAGGGGGAGGCGGCCAGCGAGGGAGCTCCAAGCacgcggcgggggaggcggaggagtaCCATTGCCACGACTTCCAGTGGGAGGACCTCCGGGCGGAGGTGGAAGCCAACCCTGCCTTCTCCTACCATCTCTCCCCCTTTGCCCCAACCGCCGGCAcctcgcagccgccgccgtcctcggaTGCCTGGAGGAGCTTCCACCGTCGCCACACATCCGGCAAGTTTTTCAAG GAAAGGAGGTATTTGCTAAAGGAATTTCCAGAACTCAACAGCAAAGGTAGTGAAAATGTTTTAGAGGTGGGATGTGGGAATGGAAGCACTGTTGTTCCCATTCTACG CTCTAGTCCAGGCATTACTGTCTATGCTTGTGATTGTAGCAAAGAAACTCTGGAGAAGACAAATGAGATTGTGTGTAACACAAGAGGAGTTGATGTCAAGGATAGGTTCCACCCTTTTTTGCTGGATGTTTCAACGGAAACTTTTCCAGATTGGTTGTTCTGCAAATCCTGTCGTAGTTCACGTGCGAATGGTGTTGACCTCTTACtaa GTTTGAATAATTGCAATATGATAGAAAAACTCCCTGCCTTTCTCACAGATGATCAACGTTGTGTTGGCGGCATAGATTTTATCACTATG ATATTCACACTATCAGCCATACCTCTTGACATTATGCCAGCTATACTAGAACGTTGTGTATCTGTTCTAAAACCAGGTGGTCTTGTTTTGTTTAGAGATTATG GACTCTATGACATGACGATGCTTCGTTTTTTACCTCACCAAAGAGTGGGATTCCGGGAATACATGCGCTCGGATGGCACCTTTTCATACTACTTCACATTAGATGTTGTGAGAGAACTCTTTCGTGCTTCTGGACTATTAGAG AAACAGAGTGGATGCGCTCGACTAGGGAATGACTAA
- the LOC102719133 gene encoding tRNA N(3)-methylcytidine methyltransferase METTL6 isoform X2, whose protein sequence is MEGGGGQRGSSKHAAGEAEEYHCHDFQWEDLRAEVEANPAFSYHLSPFAPTAGTSQPPPSSDAWRSFHRRHTSGKFFKERRYLLKEFPELNSKGSENVLEVGCGNGSTVVPILRSSPGITVYACDCSKETLEKTNEIVCNTRGVDVKDRFHPFLLDVSTETFPDWLFCKSCRSSRANGLNNCNMIEKLPAFLTDDQRCVGGIDFITMIFTLSAIPLDIMPAILERCVSVLKPGGLVLFRDYGLYDMTMLRFLPHQRVGFREYMRSDGTFSYYFTLDVVRELFRASGLLELDLEYCCVSSVNRKNSKKMQRVWVHGKFQKPTAV, encoded by the exons ATGGAAGGGGGAGGCGGCCAGCGAGGGAGCTCCAAGCacgcggcgggggaggcggaggagtaCCATTGCCACGACTTCCAGTGGGAGGACCTCCGGGCGGAGGTGGAAGCCAACCCTGCCTTCTCCTACCATCTCTCCCCCTTTGCCCCAACCGCCGGCAcctcgcagccgccgccgtcctcggaTGCCTGGAGGAGCTTCCACCGTCGCCACACATCCGGCAAGTTTTTCAAG GAAAGGAGGTATTTGCTAAAGGAATTTCCAGAACTCAACAGCAAAGGTAGTGAAAATGTTTTAGAGGTGGGATGTGGGAATGGAAGCACTGTTGTTCCCATTCTACG CTCTAGTCCAGGCATTACTGTCTATGCTTGTGATTGTAGCAAAGAAACTCTGGAGAAGACAAATGAGATTGTGTGTAACACAAGAGGAGTTGATGTCAAGGATAGGTTCCACCCTTTTTTGCTGGATGTTTCAACGGAAACTTTTCCAGATTGGTTGTTCTGCAAATCCTGTCGTAGTTCACGTGCGAATG GTTTGAATAATTGCAATATGATAGAAAAACTCCCTGCCTTTCTCACAGATGATCAACGTTGTGTTGGCGGCATAGATTTTATCACTATG ATATTCACACTATCAGCCATACCTCTTGACATTATGCCAGCTATACTAGAACGTTGTGTATCTGTTCTAAAACCAGGTGGTCTTGTTTTGTTTAGAGATTATG GACTCTATGACATGACGATGCTTCGTTTTTTACCTCACCAAAGAGTGGGATTCCGGGAATACATGCGCTCGGATGGCACCTTTTCATACTACTTCACATTAGATGTTGTGAGAGAACTCTTTCGTGCTTCTGGACTATTAGAG TTGGATCTCGAGTATTGTTGTGTCTCATCAGTGAATAGAAAGAACAGCAAGAAGATGCAACGGGTATGGGTCCATGGCAAATTTCAAAAACCCACTGCTGTTTAG
- the LOC102719133 gene encoding tRNA N(3)-methylcytidine methyltransferase METTL6 isoform X1, with protein sequence MEGGGGQRGSSKHAAGEAEEYHCHDFQWEDLRAEVEANPAFSYHLSPFAPTAGTSQPPPSSDAWRSFHRRHTSGKFFKERRYLLKEFPELNSKGSENVLEVGCGNGSTVVPILRSSPGITVYACDCSKETLEKTNEIVCNTRGVDVKDRFHPFLLDVSTETFPDWLFCKSCRSSRANGVDLLLSLNNCNMIEKLPAFLTDDQRCVGGIDFITMIFTLSAIPLDIMPAILERCVSVLKPGGLVLFRDYGLYDMTMLRFLPHQRVGFREYMRSDGTFSYYFTLDVVRELFRASGLLELDLEYCCVSSVNRKNSKKMQRVWVHGKFQKPTAV encoded by the exons ATGGAAGGGGGAGGCGGCCAGCGAGGGAGCTCCAAGCacgcggcgggggaggcggaggagtaCCATTGCCACGACTTCCAGTGGGAGGACCTCCGGGCGGAGGTGGAAGCCAACCCTGCCTTCTCCTACCATCTCTCCCCCTTTGCCCCAACCGCCGGCAcctcgcagccgccgccgtcctcggaTGCCTGGAGGAGCTTCCACCGTCGCCACACATCCGGCAAGTTTTTCAAG GAAAGGAGGTATTTGCTAAAGGAATTTCCAGAACTCAACAGCAAAGGTAGTGAAAATGTTTTAGAGGTGGGATGTGGGAATGGAAGCACTGTTGTTCCCATTCTACG CTCTAGTCCAGGCATTACTGTCTATGCTTGTGATTGTAGCAAAGAAACTCTGGAGAAGACAAATGAGATTGTGTGTAACACAAGAGGAGTTGATGTCAAGGATAGGTTCCACCCTTTTTTGCTGGATGTTTCAACGGAAACTTTTCCAGATTGGTTGTTCTGCAAATCCTGTCGTAGTTCACGTGCGAATGGTGTTGACCTCTTACtaa GTTTGAATAATTGCAATATGATAGAAAAACTCCCTGCCTTTCTCACAGATGATCAACGTTGTGTTGGCGGCATAGATTTTATCACTATG ATATTCACACTATCAGCCATACCTCTTGACATTATGCCAGCTATACTAGAACGTTGTGTATCTGTTCTAAAACCAGGTGGTCTTGTTTTGTTTAGAGATTATG GACTCTATGACATGACGATGCTTCGTTTTTTACCTCACCAAAGAGTGGGATTCCGGGAATACATGCGCTCGGATGGCACCTTTTCATACTACTTCACATTAGATGTTGTGAGAGAACTCTTTCGTGCTTCTGGACTATTAGAG TTGGATCTCGAGTATTGTTGTGTCTCATCAGTGAATAGAAAGAACAGCAAGAAGATGCAACGGGTATGGGTCCATGGCAAATTTCAAAAACCCACTGCTGTTTAG
- the LOC102719133 gene encoding tRNA N(3)-methylcytidine methyltransferase METTL6 isoform X3: MEGGGGQRGSSKHAAGEAEEYHCHDFQWEDLRAEVEANPAFSYHLSPFAPTAGTSQPPPSSDAWRSFHRRHTSGKFFKERRYLLKEFPELNSKGSENVLEVGCGNGSTVVPILRSSPGITVYACDCSKETLEKTNEIVCNTRGVDVKDRFHPFLLDVSTETFPDWLFCKSCRSSRLNNCNMIEKLPAFLTDDQRCVGGIDFITMIFTLSAIPLDIMPAILERCVSVLKPGGLVLFRDYGLYDMTMLRFLPHQRVGFREYMRSDGTFSYYFTLDVVRELFRASGLLELDLEYCCVSSVNRKNSKKMQRVWVHGKFQKPTAV; this comes from the exons ATGGAAGGGGGAGGCGGCCAGCGAGGGAGCTCCAAGCacgcggcgggggaggcggaggagtaCCATTGCCACGACTTCCAGTGGGAGGACCTCCGGGCGGAGGTGGAAGCCAACCCTGCCTTCTCCTACCATCTCTCCCCCTTTGCCCCAACCGCCGGCAcctcgcagccgccgccgtcctcggaTGCCTGGAGGAGCTTCCACCGTCGCCACACATCCGGCAAGTTTTTCAAG GAAAGGAGGTATTTGCTAAAGGAATTTCCAGAACTCAACAGCAAAGGTAGTGAAAATGTTTTAGAGGTGGGATGTGGGAATGGAAGCACTGTTGTTCCCATTCTACG CTCTAGTCCAGGCATTACTGTCTATGCTTGTGATTGTAGCAAAGAAACTCTGGAGAAGACAAATGAGATTGTGTGTAACACAAGAGGAGTTGATGTCAAGGATAGGTTCCACCCTTTTTTGCTGGATGTTTCAACGGAAACTTTTCCAGATTGGTTGTTCTGCAAATCCTGTCGTAGTTCAC GTTTGAATAATTGCAATATGATAGAAAAACTCCCTGCCTTTCTCACAGATGATCAACGTTGTGTTGGCGGCATAGATTTTATCACTATG ATATTCACACTATCAGCCATACCTCTTGACATTATGCCAGCTATACTAGAACGTTGTGTATCTGTTCTAAAACCAGGTGGTCTTGTTTTGTTTAGAGATTATG GACTCTATGACATGACGATGCTTCGTTTTTTACCTCACCAAAGAGTGGGATTCCGGGAATACATGCGCTCGGATGGCACCTTTTCATACTACTTCACATTAGATGTTGTGAGAGAACTCTTTCGTGCTTCTGGACTATTAGAG TTGGATCTCGAGTATTGTTGTGTCTCATCAGTGAATAGAAAGAACAGCAAGAAGATGCAACGGGTATGGGTCCATGGCAAATTTCAAAAACCCACTGCTGTTTAG
- the LOC102719133 gene encoding O-methyltransferase 3 isoform X5, translating to MPGGASTVATHPASFSRRYLLKEFPELNSKGSENVLEVGCGNGSTVVPILRSSPGITVYACDCSKETLEKTNEIVCNTRGVDVKDRFHPFLLDVSTETFPDWLFCKSCRSSRANGVDLLLSLNNCNMIEKLPAFLTDDQRCVGGIDFITMIFTLSAIPLDIMPAILERCVSVLKPGGLVLFRDYGLYDMTMLRFLPHQRVGFREYMRSDGTFSYYFTLDVVRELFRASGLLELDLEYCCVSSVNRKNSKKMQRVWVHGKFQKPTAV from the exons aTGCCTGGAGGAGCTTCCACCGTCGCCACACATCCGGCAAGTTTTTCAAG GAGGTATTTGCTAAAGGAATTTCCAGAACTCAACAGCAAAGGTAGTGAAAATGTTTTAGAGGTGGGATGTGGGAATGGAAGCACTGTTGTTCCCATTCTACG CTCTAGTCCAGGCATTACTGTCTATGCTTGTGATTGTAGCAAAGAAACTCTGGAGAAGACAAATGAGATTGTGTGTAACACAAGAGGAGTTGATGTCAAGGATAGGTTCCACCCTTTTTTGCTGGATGTTTCAACGGAAACTTTTCCAGATTGGTTGTTCTGCAAATCCTGTCGTAGTTCACGTGCGAATGGTGTTGACCTCTTACtaa GTTTGAATAATTGCAATATGATAGAAAAACTCCCTGCCTTTCTCACAGATGATCAACGTTGTGTTGGCGGCATAGATTTTATCACTATG ATATTCACACTATCAGCCATACCTCTTGACATTATGCCAGCTATACTAGAACGTTGTGTATCTGTTCTAAAACCAGGTGGTCTTGTTTTGTTTAGAGATTATG GACTCTATGACATGACGATGCTTCGTTTTTTACCTCACCAAAGAGTGGGATTCCGGGAATACATGCGCTCGGATGGCACCTTTTCATACTACTTCACATTAGATGTTGTGAGAGAACTCTTTCGTGCTTCTGGACTATTAGAG TTGGATCTCGAGTATTGTTGTGTCTCATCAGTGAATAGAAAGAACAGCAAGAAGATGCAACGGGTATGGGTCCATGGCAAATTTCAAAAACCCACTGCTGTTTAG
- the LOC107305504 gene encoding uncharacterized protein K02A2.6-like, producing MRCVLPDKGKRILQSVHSGLCWKHASAKTIVGKAHRQGFFWPTAVTDAQELGLNIVGPSKRAPGGFTHLFVTIDKFTKWIEAKLVAIIDSVHAKFFIQNIIYRFGILNRIITDNGRQFISGVFQDFCEERGIKICYASVAHPKSNAQVERANGMILQGIKTRVFD from the exons ATGCGCTGCGTGCTCCCTGACAAGGGCAAACGAATACTCCAGTCGGTCCACTCGGGCCTCTGTTGGAAGCACGCCTCGGCCAAGACGATAGTTGGAAAGGCCCACAGGCAAGGGTTCTTCTGGCCAACCGCCGTAACAGACGCGCAAGAGTTG GGACTCAACATTGTCGGGCCCTCCAAGCGGGCACCAGGAGGGTTCACCCACCTGTTTGTCACCATCGACAAATTcactaagtggatagaagcAAAACTGGTCGCCATAATCGACTCAGTGCATGCGAAATTCTTCATACAGAACATCATCTACCGCTTTGGCATTCTGAACCGTATCATTACGGACAACGGTAGGCAGTTCATCTCTGGAGTCTTCCAAGATTTTTGCGAGGAGCGTGGGATTAAGATCTGCTACGCCTCCGTAGCACACCCGAAGAGCAACGCGCAGGTTGAAAGAGCTAACGGCATGATCCTTCAAGGAATCAAAACCAGGGTCTTCGACTGA
- the LOC102713513 gene encoding phenolic glucoside malonyltransferase 1-like codes for MAPGPLTLAVTVLEQYHVSPTPAPAPGQLRSLPLTFFDLVFWDFPPVQRLFFYASADLSDVPDFLHSKLPLLNESLAAALHHFYPLAGRLPCRIQECASPEVVYSDGDSVRLTVAVSRDDFQDLAGDHPRDTARLRPLLPPLAKHGGCHRPSQDVLAVQVTVFPGAGVCVGTTLHHAVADGSSYVHFLKTWAAIHRLGDECREAVVVGYTPPLFDRGVLRDDTALRESFIHDHRHLVESGDRRLDEWDVSRRPDTVLATFRFTDELLRRLGRHVESDTSARCSPYALVCGAAWAGIVRARCVGGGGDADDDGDNARFGFVTGCKPRMSPPIPSSYFGNCLGLCFVEADRRCLTAASASAAIWLVIAGLAEQGRALRDARGWVRGAREYAAARAVTVAGSPKLGVYAAADFGAAWGGQPRKVEIVSVERTGALALAESGGRNGDGGIEVGLALPRLQMEAFRAFHAELVGLLHANDVATPLLREPKS; via the coding sequence ATGGCTCCAGGGCCACTGACTCTGGCCGTGACTGTCCTAGAGCAATACCACGTCTCTCcaactccggcgccggcgcccggtCAGCTACGGTCTCTGCCGCTCACGTTCTTCGACCTAGTCTTCTGGGACTTCCCGCCCGTGCAGCGCCTCTTCTTCTACGCCAGCGCCGATCTCTCCGACGTCCCCGACTTCCTCCACAGCAAGCTTCCCCTGCTCAATGAGTCCCTGGCTGCTGCGCTGCACCATTTCTACCCCTTGGCCGGGCGGTTGCCGTGCAGGATACAGGAGTGCGCGTCGCCGGAGGTTGTATACTCGGACGGAGACTCCGTTCGCCTgaccgtcgccgtcagccgcgaCGACTTCCaggacctcgccggcgaccaccCCCGCGACACCGCGAGGTTACGTCCGCTGCTGCCTCCGCTGGCCAAGCATGGCGGCTGTCATCGGCCGTCGCAGGACGTGCTCGCCGTCCAGGTCACTGTGTTCCCGGGCGCGGGCGTTTGTGTGGGCACGACGCTGCACCACGCCGTGGCCGACGGGTCCAGCTACGTGCACTTCTTGAAGACGTGGGCCGCCATTCACCGCCTCGGCGACGAGTGCAGGGaagcggtggtggtgggctaCACTCCCCCGCTGTTCGACCGCGGCGTCCTGCGAGACGACACCGCACTCCGGGAGTCGTTTATCCACGACCACCGGCATCTGGTGGAGTCCGGCGACAGGAGGCTCGACGAATGGGACGTCAGTCGGCGGCCAGACACCGTGCTCGCGACGTTCAGGTTCACGGACGAGCTGCTTCGCAGGCTGGGGAGGCACGTCGAGTCGGATACCTCGGCGCGGTGCTCGCCGTACGCGCTGGTGTGCGGCGCCGCGTGGGCCGGCATCGTGCGCGCACgatgcgtcggcggcggcggcgacgcagacgacgacggcgacaacgcgcGGTTCGGGTTTGTGACCGGGTGCAAGCCACGCATGAGCCCGCCGATACCGTCGAGCTACTTCGGCAACTGCCTGGGGCTGTGCTTCGTGGAGGCCGATCGGCGATGCCTCACCGCGGCGAGCGCCTCGGCGGCCATCTGGCTTGTCATCGCGGGGCTCGCCGAGCAGGGGCGGGCACTCCGGGACGCGCGCGGCTGGGTGCGTGGAGCGCGGGAgtacgcggcggcgcgcgcggtgaCGGTCGCGGGTTCCCCGAAGCTGGGCGTGTACGCGGCGGCGGATTTCGGCGCAGCGTGGGGCGGTCAGCCGCGGAAGGTGGAGATAGTGTCGGTCGAGCGCACCGGcgcgctggcgctggcggAGAGCGGGGGGCGCAACGGGGACGGCGGCATCGAGGTCGGGCTGGCGCTGCCGCGTCTGCAGATGGAGGCGTTCCGCGCGTTCCACGCCGAGCTGGTTGGCCTGCTTCACGCCAATGACGTGGCCACGCCGTTGCTGCGAGAGCCTAAATCATGA